A stretch of DNA from Rathayibacter sp. VKM Ac-2762:
CGATCGGGCTGTCCTTCGCGGTCGAGCGCCACGTGCGCCCGCTGCCGAGGAGCCTGCAGAACATCCACCGCGAGCTCCGGGACGACCTCGGCGTCGAGCCGCCCGAGCACGGCGACCTCAGCGGCTGGACCTCGAGCGGCGTGATGCTGCTCAACCGGGTCCTCACCGTCGCCCCCGGCTCTCCCGCCTCGCACCGCGGGAAGGGCTGGGAGGCGGTCACCGAGCACGCGATCCGCACGCTGGCCGCCCGGGACGCGCCTCTCGTCGCGATCCTCTGGGGCCGCGACGCCGCGTCGCTCCGCCCGATGCTGGGGGAGGCCGGAGTGATCGAGAGCGCGCACCCCAGCCCGCTGTCGGCCTCGCGCGGCTTCTTCGGCTCCCGGCCGTTCAGCCGCGCCAACGCCCTCCTGGAGGAGCGCGGCGCGGAGCCGGTCGACTGGAGCGCTCTCGCGTGACCGGGCGCTCGCCCGCGGGGCGGCTACGCTGGCCCGGATCGATGGGCGGAGCCGAAGGGGAGCCGGATGCTTGAGGAAGAGTACGAGAGCCGGCGCGTCCTGCCGCCGCACCTGCGGAAGGCGCCGCCTCCCGAGCCCGGCTTCTCGTTCGAGATCCGCGACGCCCGCGACGCCGACCTCCCGGACATCCGCGAGATCTACAACCACTACGTGCGCAACACGGTGGTGACCTTCGACGAGGACGACTCGACGCTGAAGGAGTGGCGGACGAAGTTCTCCCGCAACCAGAAGCTCGGGCTGCCCTTCATCGTGGCCGTCTCGCCGTCGGGCCAGATCCTCGGCTACGCGATGGTGTCGCCGTGGTCCTCCAAGCGGGCGTACCGCTTCACCGTGGAGAACTCGATCTACCTGCGGGCGGCC
This window harbors:
- a CDS encoding uracil-DNA glycosylase — its product is MDLAELAASGLIDRGWAEALTPVAGDIAAMGDFLRGEVAAGRPYLPAGRDVLRAFAAPLADVRVLIVGQDPYPTPGHPIGLSFAVERHVRPLPRSLQNIHRELRDDLGVEPPEHGDLSGWTSSGVMLLNRVLTVAPGSPASHRGKGWEAVTEHAIRTLAARDAPLVAILWGRDAASLRPMLGEAGVIESAHPSPLSASRGFFGSRPFSRANALLEERGAEPVDWSALA
- a CDS encoding GNAT family N-acetyltransferase, with product MLEEEYESRRVLPPHLRKAPPPEPGFSFEIRDARDADLPDIREIYNHYVRNTVVTFDEDDSTLKEWRTKFSRNQKLGLPFIVAVSPSGQILGYAMVSPWSSKRAYRFTVENSIYLRAASTGKGLGRALMAELLERAKAVGIRQIMAVIADKGAEASLAMHAQFGFVEVGRMGRVGFKFERWLSTVLLQKTLK